One region of Roseimicrobium gellanilyticum genomic DNA includes:
- the rplT gene encoding 50S ribosomal protein L20, translating to MPRSTNSPASRKRRKRVLKAAKGFRGFRSKLYRYAKDAVRKAMVYNYRDRKNRKRDFRKLWIQRLNAATRAHGLSYSRFTEGLKAAGIELDRKVLSDLAIKDEAAFAALINQVKQALGNKTGVTLKKTAA from the coding sequence ATGCCAAGATCCACCAACTCACCCGCCAGCCGCAAGCGCCGCAAGCGCGTACTCAAAGCCGCCAAAGGCTTCCGCGGTTTCCGTTCCAAGCTTTATCGCTACGCCAAGGACGCTGTCCGCAAGGCGATGGTGTACAACTACCGCGACCGTAAGAATCGCAAGCGCGACTTCCGCAAGCTCTGGATTCAGCGCCTCAACGCCGCCACGCGCGCGCACGGCCTGAGCTACAGCCGCTTCACCGAAGGCCTCAAGGCTGCCGGCATCGAACTCGATCGCAAGGTCCTTTCCGACCTCGCCATCAAGGACGAAGCCGCCTTTGCCGCCCTCATCAATCAGGTCAAGCAGGCCCTGGGCAACAAGACCGGCGTCACGCTGAAGAAGACCGCCGCCTAA
- the rpmI gene encoding 50S ribosomal protein L35: MSKNAGLAKTRKSVSKRFKITASGKILRRKKGKRHLLQNKNRKRKRNLGKVALVDKTDAAAVKANMPWS; encoded by the coding sequence ATGTCCAAAAATGCTGGCCTAGCCAAAACGAGAAAGTCCGTTTCCAAGCGGTTCAAGATCACTGCCTCTGGCAAGATCTTGCGCCGTAAAAAGGGGAAGCGCCACCTTCTCCAGAACAAGAACCGGAAGCGGAAGCGCAACCTGGGCAAAGTAGCACTCGTCGACAAGACGGATGCAGCGGCCGTGAAGGCCAACATGCCCTGGAGCTGA